Proteins from a genomic interval of Lolium perenne isolate Kyuss_39 chromosome 1, Kyuss_2.0, whole genome shotgun sequence:
- the LOC127309482 gene encoding uncharacterized protein isoform X1 gives MTEVRGKMMDRGAEAVTGGQEQCKADGATSGEAPEAAPAPKTAGAPALPHHRRSKSASSGRNLETCDHGGAAAHGVVEQRFHRPPQQNPPDPRKPSRATEGSPVHRGMPRDHRPSASSPNHRMSLENDVSQLQLHLHQERSIRIMLDRAIGRASSTLSPGHRHFPAQTKELIAEIELLEEEIANREQHVLTLYRSIFDQCVSGPSSGQSSGISSPAHAKSVSSRTRRRQSSIISSAFCSSKKLPLQPFHIMTTVSESGRTKNMLKTKIRHESFSSETLDIRPASLASDPRKLPYSGSSSLARTLKDHLYQCPSKISEEMVRCMASIYCLLRAESQEKAERARSPFLSRSSTSVILPRRGNGEETNASNNKSIVEVCSISVEKNQMPDVSVAITHYRLLVEQLERVDLSMSGTSIKLAFWINVYNSLVMHAYLAYGIPNSSLKRMAIFHKAAYNVGGHSVTANSIEHSLLCCRSPRIGRWFESILSTAMRKRCSDEKQLVQLKFGLPDCQPLVLFALCTGASSDPMLKVYTAKNVADELERAKREFLQAGVVVRKSRKVFLPRLVERYAKEAGLPVGDGVLAWARDNVDGRAAQDAIQRCAAGGGGGGRRRASQAFEWVPYNARFRYAFARSMVDKQAAAGIFA, from the exons ATGACAGAAGTCCGAGGGAAGATGATGGACCGGGGTGCAGAGGCGGTGACCGGAGGGCAAGAGCAGTGCAAGGCTGACGGCGCCACGAGCGGCGAGGCTCCTGAGGCGGCGCCGGCGCCCAAGACCGCCGGCGCACCGGCCTTGCCGCACCACCGGCGATCCAAGAG TGCTTCTTCTGGCAGGAATCTGGAGACGTGCGACCATGGCGGCGCCGCGGCGCATGGCGTCGTGGAGCAACGCTTCCACCGACCACCACAG CAGAACCCGCCGGACCCGAGGAAGCCCTCTCGCGCGACGGAAGGCTCTCCGGTTCACCGCGGGATGCCGAGGGATCACCGGCCGAGCGCCTCGTCGCCGAACCACCGCATGTCGCTCGAGAACGAC GTTTCTCAGTTGCAGCTGCATTTGCACCAGGAGAGGTCCATCCGGATCATGCTCGACCGGGCGATCGGCCGGGCGTCCAGCACTCTGTCCCCTGGCCATAGGCACTTCCCAGCTCAG ACAAAGGAGCTGATAGCAGAAATTGAATTGCTCGAAGAGGAAATCGCGAACCGCGAGCAGCACGTTCTCACCCTCTACAGAAGTATATTCGATCAGTGCGTGTCCGGACCATCGTCGGGGCAGAGTTCTGGCATTTCTTCCCCGGCTCACGCGAAGAGCGTTAGTTCGAGGACAAGGCGGCGGCAGTCGAGCATAATATCAAGTGCATTTTGCTCATCTAAGAAGCTCCCCCTCCAACCTTTTCATATTATGACAACGGTATCAGAGTCTGGGAGAACGAAGAACATGCTCAAGACCAAGATCAGGCATGAGTCATTCTCGAGCGAGACTTTGGACATTCGTCCTGCATCCCTTGCATCAGACCCAAGGAAG CTACCTTATTCAGGAAGTAGTTCTCTGGCACGTACTCTGAAAGATCATCTCTACCAATGTCCAAGCAAGATATCTGAAGAAATGGTTAGATGCATGGCCTCCATATACTGTCTTCTGCGCGCTGAGTCACAAGAAAAGGCTGAAAGGGCCCGCTCCCCCTTCTTGTCAAGATCATCAACAAGTGTCATTCTTCCTCGGAGGGGTAACGGAGAGGAAACTAACGCATCAAATAACAAAAGCATTGTGGAAGTATGTTCAATATCAGTCGAAAAGAATCAGATGCCAGATGTCTCCGTTGCAATTACCCACTACAG GTTGCTTGTGGAGCAGCTTGAAAGGGTTGATCTAAGTATGTCAGGAACAAGTATCAAACTGGCCTTCTGGATCAATGTGTACAATTCTCTTGTCATGCAT GCATATCTAGCATACGGAATACCAAACAGTTCTCTGAAAAGAATGGCTATATTTCACAAG GCAGCCTACAATGTTGGTGGACATTCTGTGACCGCAAATTCCATCGAACACTCCTTGCTGTGCTGTAGATCCCCAAGAATTGGTCGT TGGTTCGAGTCCATTCTGTCGACGGCGATGCGGAAAAGATGTTCCGACGAGAAGCAGCTGGTCCAGCTGAAGTTCGGCCTGCCGGACTGCCAGCCTCTGGTCCTGTTCGCATTGTGCACGGGCGCCTCCTCCGACCCCATG CTGAAGGTGTACACCGCGAAGAACGTGGCGGACGAGCTGGAGCGAGCGAAGCGGGAGTTCCTGCAGGCCGGCGTTGTGGTGCGGAAGTCGAGGAAGGTGTTCCTGCCGCGCCTCGTGGAGCGGTACGCCAAGGAGGCCGGCCTCCCCGTCGGCGACGGCGTCCTCGCGTGGGCGCGCGACAACGTGGACGGTCGGGCCGCGCAGGACGCCATCCAGCGGtgcgccgccggcggcggcggcggcggccggcgcagGGCGTCGCAGGCCTTCGAGTGGGTCCCGTACAACGCCAGGTTCCGCTACGCCTTCGCCAGGAGCATGGTCGACAAGCAAGCCGCCGCGGGGATATTTGCCTAG
- the LOC127309503 gene encoding uncharacterized protein has product MLKNVLSQSWRRGAHALQEGRHPAEALYACSSRFHSGQVLSSSRSFFGVEDFMDEDNSRPYTYKKEKRSKNLHKHISFKQRTIAHMEPFTLDVFISKRFVSASLTHRSTCRQVAVAGTNSKDVKAALTSRSDVPACLSVGRFLAERAKEADVYACTYTPRERDRFEGKIRAVVQSLIDNGIHVKLYLD; this is encoded by the exons ATGCTGAAGAACGTCTTGAGCCAGTCGTGGAGGAGGGGGGCACATGCCCTACAGGAAGGGCGTCATCCAGCTGAGGCACTATATGCTTGTTCAAGTCGATTTCACAGCGGGCAG GTCTTAAGCTCCTCTAGGAGCTTCTTTGGCGTGGAGGACTTCATGGACGAGGACAATAGCAGGCCCTACACGTACAAGAAGGAGAAGCGGTCCAAGAACCTGCACAAGCACATCTCCTTCAAGCAGCGGACGATCGCGCACATGGAGCCCTTCACCCTGGACGTGTTCATCTCGAAGCGCTTCGTGTCTGCTTCCTTGACCCACCGGTCGACGTGCCGGCAGGTCGCGGTGGCGGGCACCAACTCCAAGGACGTGAAGGCAGCGCTGACGTCGCGGTCCGACGTGCCGGCGTGCCTGTCGGTGGGGCGGTTCCTGGCGGAGCGTGCCAAGGAGGCGGACGTGTACGCGTGCACCTACACGCCCAGGGAGCGGGACCGGTTCGAGGGAAAGATCAGGGCCGTCGTGCAGTCGCTCATCGACAATGGCATCCACGTCAAGCTCTATCTTGACTGA
- the LOC127309482 gene encoding uncharacterized protein isoform X2 translates to MTEVRGKMMDRGAEAVTGGQEQCKADGATSGEAPEAAPAPKTAGAPALPHHRRSKSASSGRNLETCDHGGAAAHGVVEQRFHRPPQNPPDPRKPSRATEGSPVHRGMPRDHRPSASSPNHRMSLENDVSQLQLHLHQERSIRIMLDRAIGRASSTLSPGHRHFPAQTKELIAEIELLEEEIANREQHVLTLYRSIFDQCVSGPSSGQSSGISSPAHAKSVSSRTRRRQSSIISSAFCSSKKLPLQPFHIMTTVSESGRTKNMLKTKIRHESFSSETLDIRPASLASDPRKLPYSGSSSLARTLKDHLYQCPSKISEEMVRCMASIYCLLRAESQEKAERARSPFLSRSSTSVILPRRGNGEETNASNNKSIVEVCSISVEKNQMPDVSVAITHYRLLVEQLERVDLSMSGTSIKLAFWINVYNSLVMHAYLAYGIPNSSLKRMAIFHKAAYNVGGHSVTANSIEHSLLCCRSPRIGRWFESILSTAMRKRCSDEKQLVQLKFGLPDCQPLVLFALCTGASSDPMLKVYTAKNVADELERAKREFLQAGVVVRKSRKVFLPRLVERYAKEAGLPVGDGVLAWARDNVDGRAAQDAIQRCAAGGGGGGRRRASQAFEWVPYNARFRYAFARSMVDKQAAAGIFA, encoded by the exons ATGACAGAAGTCCGAGGGAAGATGATGGACCGGGGTGCAGAGGCGGTGACCGGAGGGCAAGAGCAGTGCAAGGCTGACGGCGCCACGAGCGGCGAGGCTCCTGAGGCGGCGCCGGCGCCCAAGACCGCCGGCGCACCGGCCTTGCCGCACCACCGGCGATCCAAGAG TGCTTCTTCTGGCAGGAATCTGGAGACGTGCGACCATGGCGGCGCCGCGGCGCATGGCGTCGTGGAGCAACGCTTCCACCGACCACCACAG AACCCGCCGGACCCGAGGAAGCCCTCTCGCGCGACGGAAGGCTCTCCGGTTCACCGCGGGATGCCGAGGGATCACCGGCCGAGCGCCTCGTCGCCGAACCACCGCATGTCGCTCGAGAACGAC GTTTCTCAGTTGCAGCTGCATTTGCACCAGGAGAGGTCCATCCGGATCATGCTCGACCGGGCGATCGGCCGGGCGTCCAGCACTCTGTCCCCTGGCCATAGGCACTTCCCAGCTCAG ACAAAGGAGCTGATAGCAGAAATTGAATTGCTCGAAGAGGAAATCGCGAACCGCGAGCAGCACGTTCTCACCCTCTACAGAAGTATATTCGATCAGTGCGTGTCCGGACCATCGTCGGGGCAGAGTTCTGGCATTTCTTCCCCGGCTCACGCGAAGAGCGTTAGTTCGAGGACAAGGCGGCGGCAGTCGAGCATAATATCAAGTGCATTTTGCTCATCTAAGAAGCTCCCCCTCCAACCTTTTCATATTATGACAACGGTATCAGAGTCTGGGAGAACGAAGAACATGCTCAAGACCAAGATCAGGCATGAGTCATTCTCGAGCGAGACTTTGGACATTCGTCCTGCATCCCTTGCATCAGACCCAAGGAAG CTACCTTATTCAGGAAGTAGTTCTCTGGCACGTACTCTGAAAGATCATCTCTACCAATGTCCAAGCAAGATATCTGAAGAAATGGTTAGATGCATGGCCTCCATATACTGTCTTCTGCGCGCTGAGTCACAAGAAAAGGCTGAAAGGGCCCGCTCCCCCTTCTTGTCAAGATCATCAACAAGTGTCATTCTTCCTCGGAGGGGTAACGGAGAGGAAACTAACGCATCAAATAACAAAAGCATTGTGGAAGTATGTTCAATATCAGTCGAAAAGAATCAGATGCCAGATGTCTCCGTTGCAATTACCCACTACAG GTTGCTTGTGGAGCAGCTTGAAAGGGTTGATCTAAGTATGTCAGGAACAAGTATCAAACTGGCCTTCTGGATCAATGTGTACAATTCTCTTGTCATGCAT GCATATCTAGCATACGGAATACCAAACAGTTCTCTGAAAAGAATGGCTATATTTCACAAG GCAGCCTACAATGTTGGTGGACATTCTGTGACCGCAAATTCCATCGAACACTCCTTGCTGTGCTGTAGATCCCCAAGAATTGGTCGT TGGTTCGAGTCCATTCTGTCGACGGCGATGCGGAAAAGATGTTCCGACGAGAAGCAGCTGGTCCAGCTGAAGTTCGGCCTGCCGGACTGCCAGCCTCTGGTCCTGTTCGCATTGTGCACGGGCGCCTCCTCCGACCCCATG CTGAAGGTGTACACCGCGAAGAACGTGGCGGACGAGCTGGAGCGAGCGAAGCGGGAGTTCCTGCAGGCCGGCGTTGTGGTGCGGAAGTCGAGGAAGGTGTTCCTGCCGCGCCTCGTGGAGCGGTACGCCAAGGAGGCCGGCCTCCCCGTCGGCGACGGCGTCCTCGCGTGGGCGCGCGACAACGTGGACGGTCGGGCCGCGCAGGACGCCATCCAGCGGtgcgccgccggcggcggcggcggcggccggcgcagGGCGTCGCAGGCCTTCGAGTGGGTCCCGTACAACGCCAGGTTCCGCTACGCCTTCGCCAGGAGCATGGTCGACAAGCAAGCCGCCGCGGGGATATTTGCCTAG